The nucleotide sequence TCTTCAAGAACCCCCTGGTGGGAGGCGTCCAGCTCTGCATGGACTACGACACCGAGTACCTCGCCGCCGAACAGGCCGACAGCGTCGCCGACCGGCACCTGCGCGAGCTCGCGACCCTCGTCGGCGCCGAGCAGCACACCGTCCGCCCGGACCTGGTCGCCGAGCTGTTCGCGGGCCAGGTGTCGGCGCGGGGCGGGTCGGTCGCGGTGGTTGACGGTGAGGGTACGTCGTTGTCGTACGCCGGTTTGGATGCGTGGGCGGAGGTGGTCGCTGGGCGATTGCGGCGTCTTGGTGTCGGGCGTGGTGACCGGGTGGCGTTGTGCCTGGGGCGTGGTGTGGGGATGGTCGCTGCGGTGTTGGGGGTATGGCGCTGCGGGGCTGCCTACGTGCCGGTCGATCCGGCCTATCCGCAGGACCGTGTGGCGTTCGTGTTGAAGGACGCCGGGGTGCGTGTGGTGGTGAGGGAGACCAGTGTCTTTCCGGAGCTGCCGATGGGGGAGTGGGAGGTGGTGGAGCTGCGGGAGCCGCCGGTGCCCGGTGAGGTGCAGGAGAGTGACGGTTCTGTGCAGCGGTCGGTGGCGGAGGCTCCCGGGCCGGATGACCTGGCCTACGTGATCTACACCTCGGGCTCCACCGGCACACCCAAGGGCGTGCAGGTCGAACACCGCTCGCTGGACAACCTGGTGGACGTCGTGCACCAGGTGATGGACCTGCGTCCCGAGGACCGGCTGTGGCAGTTCGCCTCCTTCGGCTTCGACGTCTCCGTCGGTGACATGGTGGCTGCCCTCACCACCGGCGCGACCCTGCTGGTCTCACCCGGCGGGGCGCACCGGGTCGGCGACGGCCTGCGCGAGTCGATGCAGGCCCTGAGCCCCACTGTGCTGTCCCTGCCGCCCAGCGTCCTCGCGGGACTCGACCCCGCCGAACTGCCCCAGGTGCGCCGGGTCGTCGTGGCGGGGGAGGCGCTGCCGCCGGCCCTCGCCGCCCGCTGGAGCCCGACGGCCGAGGTGGTCAACGCGTACGGCCCCACCGAGGACACCGTCTACGCCACGAGCCACCTCTGCGACCGCGCGGAGGAGGCGCCCATCGGCTGCGCAGTCCCGGGCACCACCGCGTACGTACTCGACGCGCGGGGCCTGCCCGTCCCCGACGGCGAACGCGGTGAACTCTGCGTCGGCGGAGCCGGGGTGGCGCGCGGATACCTGCGGCGTCCCGGGCTGACCGCGGACCGGTTCGTACCCGACCCGTTCGGCGAGCGGCCCGGGGCGCGGCTGTACCGCACCGGCGACCTGGCCAGGCGCCGTCCCGACGGCGTGCTCGAATACCTCGGTCGCGCCGACCAGCAGGTCAAGGTACACGGCCAGCGCATCGAGCCGGGCGAGGTGGAGGCCCGGCTGACCGAGCATCCCGGGGTCGGCGCCTGCGCGGTCGCGGCCGTCGGGGAAGGCGCCGAGCGGCGCCTGGTCGGGTTCGTGGTGCCGGAGCGGGACGCCCCCGTTCCTGACCCGGCGGAGTTGCGCGCCCGGCTGGGCTCACAGCTCCCGGCGTACATGGTGCCGACGGCGTTCGTACCGCTGGACGCCCTGCCGATGACCCCCAGCGGGAAGATCGACCGTGCGGCACTTCCGCGCCTCGCCGACGCGGGCCCGGCCGCCGCACCGGCTGTCGCGGACGCCGGCCACCGGCCGCCCCGGACCGACACGGAACGCACGCTCGCCCGGATCTGGGCCGAGGTCCTGAAAGTGGACCGGGTGGGCATCGAGGACGACTTCTTCGACCTCGGCGGCGACTCCATCCGAGCCGTTCAGATCGCCTTCCGCGCCCAGCGGGAGCTCGGTCTCGCGCTGAAACCGGTCGATGTGCAGATCCACCCCACCGTTGCCGAACTGGCCGGCATCGCCGGAACGCCGCAGCGGTCCTGAAACGACCCGTCCCGAACGACCGGTCCTGGAACGACCTGATCTGAACCGACCGGCCCTGACCAACGAGGAGACCGACATGTTCGACGACGCACTCGACCTGGACTACAAGGTCGTGCTCAACGACGAGGAGCAGTACTCGATCTGGCCCGCCGACCGCGAGAGCCCCGCCGGATGGCGGGAGGCCGGCAAGCAGGGCCCCAAGCCGGACTGCCTGGAATGGATCGAGCGCACCTGGACGGACATGCGCCCCCGCAGCCTGCGCGAGGCGATGGATCACTAGGACCTGTCGTTCGGATCTTGCCCCAGCTCGTGTCCGCAAAGTCCATGAACTGGTCCGGCCCCTGACCTGATCAGGAACCACCAGCCAGAGAGGTGACGGCCGAAGCCGCCGTCCGGATGTGTGGAGGACGACCCGTGCCACGCGACACCGCTTCACTCGTGTACCAACCGAACGACACCACCCCTCCGTCCGCCGCGCGGCCGGCTCCGCTGCCGGTGTCGTACGCCCAGCGCCGCCTCTGGTTCCTGTCCCAGGTGGAGGGCGTCGGCGCGACCTACAACCTGCCCTGGGCGACCCGGCTCACCGGCCGGGCCGACCCGTACGCGCTGGAGGCGGCGCTCCGCGACGTCCTCGCCCGCCACGAGGCGCTGCGCACCGTGTTCGAGGAACGTGCGGGCCTGCCGTACCAGCGCGTGCTGGACGAGGACGAGGCCGTAAAGCTCCTCGACTTCGCGGTGGTCGACACGGGCCGGGACACGGAAGCGGCCGTCGACCTGGCCGCAGGGCACGTGTTCGACCTGGCCACCGAACTGCCGCTGCGCGCCAGCCTGTTCCGCCGAGGCCCGCACGACCACGTGCTGCTCCTGGTCCTGCACCACATCGCCGCGGACGGCTGGTCGCTGGGACGGCTGGCCCACGACCTGGCGACCGCCTACGCCGCCCGCCTGGCCGGCGGGTCCCCCGGCTGGCACCCGCTGCCCCTCCAGTACGGCGACTACTCGCTCCGCCAGCGCTCCGTCCTCGGCGCCGAGGACGACCCGGACAGCGCCTTCAGCGTCCAACTCGCCCACTGGAAGGCGTCCCTGAGCGGTCTGCCCGAGGAGATCGCGCTGCCCACCGACCGGCCCAGGCCGGCCGTGCCGGGCCGCGGCTCCGGCGTGGTCCCCTTCCGCATCGGCGCGCTCGCGCACCGGCGGCTCGCCACGCTCGCCCGCACCTGCCGTACCAGTGTGTTCTCCGCACTCCAAGCGGGACTCGCCACACTGCTCTCGCAGTTGGGCGCGGGCACGGACATCCCGATCGGCTCCGTGGTCGCCGGCCGCACCGACGCCGACGTGGACGACCTGATCGGCTGTTTCGTCAACACCGTGGTGCTGCGCACAGACTGCTCGGGCGACCCGTCCTTCCGGGACCTGGTGAAGCGGACAGGGCGCGCGGACCTGGCCGCCTGGGCACACCAGGACGTGCCCTTCGAGAGCGTGGTGGAGGCCGTCAACCCGCCGCGCGTGGCCGGGCGCACCCCGCTCTTCCAGGTCAGCCTCTCCGCCCAGGACGCGGCTGCCGCCGAAGGACCGGACCACGTCTCCTGGGCCGGTCTGCACGCCGAGCCGCATCCGGTGGGGCTCCAGCAGGCCAAGTTCGACCTCAGCTTCGGCTTCGCCGAGAACCGCTCGGCCGACGGCGAGCCCGCCGGGATACACGGCGTGGTGGAGTACGCCGCCGACCTGTTCGACCACGAGACGGCCGCGCTGATCTCCCGGTGGCTGGTCCGCGTCGTGGAGCGACTCGCGGCCGACCCCGACCTGCCGATCGGCCGCGTGTCCCTGCTCTCGCCCGCCGAGCGGCGTGCCGAGCTGGCGCGCGGCGAGGACCCCGACAGCGCCTCGATCGCCGCCGCCTCCGCCACGAGCGTGCCCGCGCTGTTCGAGGCACGGGTCGCGGCCACTCCCTCGGCCGTGGCGGTCGTCGGCGACACCGGCGCTCTCACGTACACCGACCTCGACGACCGGGCCGGCCGGCTGGCCGGCGGCCTGGCCGCCCTCGGGGTGGGTCCCGGGGACGCCGTGGTCGTCGACATGGAGCGCTCCGTGGCCCTCGTGGTCGCGCTGCTCGGCATCCTCAAGGCCGGTGCGCACTACGTGCCGCTCCACCCCGACCACCCGGGCGAGCGCGTGGAGCTGATGGCCCGCGAGACCGGGGCGCGCATCGCGGTCGCGGACGCCGCCCGGTGCGGGGACGGCTCGCGCCTGCCGGCCCGGCTGCAGGTGCTGGCCGTCGCGCCGGACGGCGCGGGAGCAGAAACCGTGACGCCCAGTCACACCGACACCGGCGGCTCCACCCCGGCCACGGCTCCGGAGCATGGCAAGGCCGTGAGCCATCCCGACCTGGCCGCGTACGTGATGTACACCTCGGGCACCACCGGGCGCCCCAAGGGTGTGGCGGTCCGTCACCGCGACGTGGCCGCGCTCGCGGCGGACCCGTGCTGGCAGGGCGGGGCCCACCGGCGAGTGCTGCTGCACTCCCCGCACTCCTTCGACGCCTCGACCTACGAACTCTGGGTGCCCCTGCTCAACGGGGGCACCGTGGTGGTCCATCCGGCGGGCACCGTCGACGCGAGGAGTCTGCGGCGGTCCGTCACCGAGCGGGGAGTGACCGGCCTGTGGCTGACGTCGGCGCTCTTC is from Streptomyces sp. NBC_00370 and encodes:
- a CDS encoding MbtH family protein; translated protein: MFDDALDLDYKVVLNDEEQYSIWPADRESPAGWREAGKQGPKPDCLEWIERTWTDMRPRSLREAMDH